Proteins from a genomic interval of Chloroflexota bacterium:
- a CDS encoding glycosyltransferase, which produces MLPEILFVPVLAAYLAILVALFAHGLNFLYLAKTAIQTSAARPPAVTPETWPLVTVQLPVYNELYVAERLIDAVAALSYPRGRLEVQVLDDSTDETATLVAAAVRRWRLRGLDIHHVRRERRTGYKAGALAAGLRLATGELIAIFDADFVPGPDFLVSTVAVLCADPGLAFVQARWGHTNREYSLLTRLQALAIDGHFAVEQAGRWAGGQWFNFNGTAGVWRRAALEDAGGWETDTLTEDLDISYRAFLAGWRAAYVRAVEAPAELPVSFNAYRRQQHRWARGSFECALKHLPAIWHGPAPLGRKVSATLHLTGYSIHLLLLALSLLYPLLLIVSVRHPVVFSLFGIMSVFNLTTLAPTLLFTIGQRQLGRRWIAEIPTILLLSALGAGMMVNTARAAWQALGGRPAAFERTPKFGVRRRHEDWRRLRYQLGVDRIVVLEVALVALNLATCRAALEHGSWAIALYTAIFAGGLGAAVALTIGQTLRSTWAARSASAARA; this is translated from the coding sequence GTGCTGCCTGAGATCCTCTTCGTGCCGGTCCTCGCGGCGTATCTCGCGATCCTCGTCGCGCTGTTCGCCCATGGCCTCAACTTCCTGTACCTCGCGAAGACGGCGATACAGACCTCTGCGGCCCGCCCGCCCGCCGTCACCCCGGAGACGTGGCCGCTGGTGACCGTCCAGCTCCCCGTCTACAACGAGCTGTATGTCGCGGAGCGGCTCATCGATGCGGTCGCCGCGCTGTCCTACCCGCGAGGGCGACTCGAGGTCCAGGTCCTCGACGACTCGACCGACGAGACGGCGACGCTCGTGGCCGCCGCGGTCCGCCGCTGGCGCCTCCGCGGGCTCGACATCCATCACGTCCGCCGCGAGCGGCGCACCGGGTACAAGGCCGGCGCGCTCGCTGCCGGACTCCGCCTCGCGACCGGGGAGCTCATCGCGATTTTCGACGCTGACTTCGTCCCGGGGCCCGACTTCCTCGTCTCGACCGTCGCGGTCCTCTGCGCCGACCCCGGACTCGCATTCGTCCAGGCGCGCTGGGGACACACGAACCGCGAGTACTCGCTCCTCACCCGCCTCCAGGCACTCGCCATCGACGGCCATTTCGCGGTGGAGCAGGCGGGCCGCTGGGCCGGAGGCCAGTGGTTCAACTTCAACGGGACGGCAGGCGTGTGGCGACGCGCCGCCCTCGAGGACGCAGGCGGCTGGGAGACGGACACCCTCACGGAGGATCTCGACATCTCGTATCGCGCGTTCCTCGCCGGCTGGCGGGCTGCGTATGTGCGGGCCGTCGAGGCGCCAGCCGAACTGCCCGTGAGCTTCAACGCCTATCGCCGCCAGCAGCACCGCTGGGCGCGCGGGAGCTTCGAATGTGCGCTCAAGCACCTGCCGGCGATCTGGCACGGTCCGGCGCCGCTCGGCCGGAAGGTCTCGGCGACCCTCCACCTCACCGGCTACTCGATCCACCTCCTCCTCCTCGCGCTCTCGCTCCTCTACCCGCTCCTTCTCATCGTCTCGGTCCGCCATCCAGTCGTCTTCTCGCTGTTCGGGATCATGAGCGTCTTCAACCTCACGACCCTCGCTCCGACCCTCCTCTTCACCATCGGCCAGCGCCAGCTCGGCCGCCGCTGGATCGCCGAGATCCCGACGATTCTCCTCCTCAGCGCCCTCGGCGCGGGGATGATGGTGAACACCGCGCGGGCCGCCTGGCAGGCGCTCGGCGGTCGGCCTGCCGCATTCGAACGGACGCCGAAATTCGGCGTCCGGCGGCGGCACGAGGATTGGCGACGACTCCGCTACCAGCTGGGGGTCGACCGCATCGTCGTCCTCGAGGTCGCGCTCGTGGCGCTCAACCTCGCCACCTGCCGCGCAGCGCTCGAGCACGGGTCGTGGGCGATCGCGCTGTACACGGCGATCTTTGCCGGCGGTCTCGGCGCGGCTGTCGCCCTGACGATCGGGCAGACCTTGCGGAGCACCTGGGCCGCTCGCAGCGCGAGCGCCGCCCGAGCCTAG